The Geovibrio ferrireducens genome window below encodes:
- the gap gene encoding type I glyceraldehyde-3-phosphate dehydrogenase, whose translation MGVKIGINGFGRIGRCAFRAIFERGLDVDVVAINDLTSPATLAHLLKYDSVHGIFGFDVKAEADAIIVNGKRIAISAERDPANLPWGKLGVEVVIESTGIFTSREKAELHLKAGAKKVIISAPATDPDITLVIGVNDDKYDKTKHNIISNASCTTNCLAPVAKVLNDNFGIESGIMTTIHSYTNDQQILDLPHKDLRRARAAALSMIPTSTGAAKAVGLVLPELKGKLTGTSVRVPTPNVSIVDLTVSLKKSVTVEEVNAAMKKAADELKGILFYSEEPLVSIDFNGNPHSSIFDAELTTLIDGKLLKVFSWYDNEWGYSNRVAELVTKVL comes from the coding sequence ATGGGTGTTAAAATCGGTATCAACGGATTCGGAAGAATCGGACGCTGCGCTTTCAGAGCGATTTTTGAGAGAGGACTTGACGTGGACGTGGTCGCAATAAACGACCTTACAAGCCCCGCGACACTTGCTCACCTTCTTAAATATGACTCTGTACACGGAATTTTCGGTTTCGATGTAAAAGCAGAGGCTGATGCCATCATAGTTAACGGCAAAAGAATAGCCATCAGCGCGGAGAGAGACCCCGCTAACCTTCCCTGGGGCAAGCTCGGTGTTGAAGTGGTTATCGAATCCACAGGTATATTCACCAGCAGGGAGAAAGCCGAACTCCACCTCAAAGCAGGCGCGAAAAAGGTTATTATCTCAGCACCCGCAACAGACCCCGATATAACTCTTGTTATCGGCGTTAACGATGACAAATACGACAAAACCAAACACAACATCATCTCCAACGCTTCATGCACAACCAACTGCCTTGCGCCCGTTGCTAAAGTGCTCAATGACAATTTCGGCATAGAGTCAGGCATTATGACTACTATCCACTCATACACTAACGACCAGCAGATCCTCGATCTTCCCCACAAAGACCTCAGAAGGGCAAGGGCGGCTGCTCTCAGCATGATCCCCACCTCCACAGGCGCAGCGAAGGCTGTAGGGCTGGTTCTTCCTGAGCTTAAGGGCAAACTTACGGGAACTTCCGTTCGTGTCCCCACACCCAACGTATCAATAGTTGACCTTACAGTAAGCCTTAAAAAGTCTGTCACTGTTGAGGAAGTCAACGCTGCAATGAAAAAAGCGGCAGACGAGCTCAAAGGCATCCTCTTCTACAGCGAAGAGCCTCTTGTTTCCATCGACTTTAACGGAAACCCCCACTCATCGATCTTCGATGCAGAGCTTACGACACTCATCGACGGCAAACTGCTTAAGGTTTTCAGCTGGTATGACAACGAATGGGGCTACTCAAACAGGGTTGCCGAACTCGTTACCAAAGTTCTTTAA
- a CDS encoding PAS domain-containing protein, with protein sequence MKMLNMLASNLAGLDFPMFAYLPRTGKMYRLDGGKTSPMPVPETIRPGLEDESKSVIYFRKGDEIIVFFFFRIQAEGSEIILVIQDSKGGQRPARVLSVFASKALTEQTAPAPEPVFKNYAADDTLRRELERMIGRITELEISLSEKDAKLLELQRRLFVQNELLERMESADSKDESRLEEIMELKEQIVAKNEEIANLEAEIQSLHIEAESLSSKLGSYDDVLSDNDVKIHELEAELETQSEELVKAEDLLGIVKTSRNKIRKLMDGLPMPLFSVDKHYIVKNVNRAAGDFAGNGPLNEIVGQECYKVFYGFDAPCSWCRLSEALEGKETTEHIDVYKKDKLLKIQQQMYPVPNNEGEVDEAGEHLFDMTEQYELINSLENYKGQIKKYKMSKLSDINEIEELKKEYSSLNDSYEELQTKFQKMRVTLERLLSEDKMNELLRTRNENAELRNKLTRAASALRNYQVNLDDSKTRYTELNKKTVYQLERLINVLNNKTTLKQPDMEQSFAFINSELARLKRDYDKLCGGKTAKTSVNVSDASEGAPDAD encoded by the coding sequence ATGAAGATGCTGAACATGCTTGCATCCAACCTTGCCGGTCTGGATTTTCCCATGTTTGCGTATCTGCCGCGTACGGGGAAAATGTACCGCTTGGACGGGGGGAAAACATCACCCATGCCCGTTCCTGAAACTATCAGGCCGGGGCTTGAGGATGAGTCTAAGTCTGTTATATATTTCAGGAAAGGGGACGAAATAATTGTCTTTTTCTTTTTCCGCATTCAGGCGGAAGGGAGCGAGATAATACTTGTCATTCAGGACAGCAAGGGCGGTCAGCGCCCTGCCAGAGTGCTCTCTGTTTTTGCTTCCAAGGCTCTTACCGAGCAAACAGCCCCCGCACCTGAACCTGTTTTCAAAAACTATGCGGCGGACGATACTCTGCGCCGTGAGCTTGAGCGGATGATAGGACGGATAACGGAGCTTGAGATAAGCCTGAGCGAAAAGGATGCGAAACTCCTTGAACTCCAGCGCAGGCTGTTTGTGCAGAACGAGCTTCTGGAAAGAATGGAAAGCGCGGACAGCAAGGATGAGAGCCGCCTTGAAGAAATAATGGAACTGAAAGAACAGATTGTGGCCAAAAACGAGGAGATAGCAAACCTTGAGGCGGAGATACAGTCACTTCATATCGAAGCTGAATCACTCAGCAGCAAGCTGGGCAGCTATGATGATGTTCTTTCTGATAATGATGTAAAGATACACGAGCTTGAGGCCGAGCTTGAAACACAGAGCGAGGAGCTGGTCAAGGCGGAAGACCTGCTAGGCATTGTCAAAACCAGCCGAAACAAGATCAGAAAGCTCATGGACGGACTGCCCATGCCGCTTTTCTCTGTGGATAAACACTATATTGTCAAAAACGTCAACCGTGCTGCGGGGGATTTTGCCGGAAACGGACCCCTGAACGAAATTGTAGGTCAGGAGTGCTACAAGGTTTTCTACGGCTTTGACGCGCCCTGTTCATGGTGCCGCCTTTCTGAAGCTTTGGAAGGAAAGGAAACCACAGAACATATAGATGTATATAAAAAAGATAAGCTTCTCAAGATACAGCAGCAGATGTATCCCGTACCCAATAACGAGGGCGAAGTGGACGAAGCGGGCGAACATCTCTTTGACATGACAGAGCAGTACGAGCTGATAAACTCCCTTGAGAACTACAAAGGGCAGATCAAAAAGTACAAAATGTCAAAACTCAGCGATATTAACGAGATAGAAGAACTTAAAAAGGAATATTCCTCACTGAATGACAGCTACGAGGAGCTCCAGACTAAGTTTCAGAAGATGCGTGTGACTCTTGAGAGGCTGCTCTCGGAAGATAAAATGAACGAGCTTCTGCGCACCAGAAACGAAAATGCGGAACTGCGCAATAAGCTTACCCGTGCGGCCAGCGCGCTGCGTAATTATCAGGTTAATCTGGACGACAGCAAAACCAGATACACCGAGCTGAATAAAAAGACGGTTTACCAGCTTGAAAGGCTGATAAACGTGCTCAATAACAAAACAACCCTCAAACAGCCCGATATGGAACAGAGTTTTGCTTTCATCAACAGCGAGCTTGCCCGCCTTAAACGTGATTATGATAAACTTTGTGGTGGAAAAACAGCCAAAACAAGTGTAAATGTTAGTGACGCCTCGGAAGGCGCGCCGGATGCGGACTGA